Proteins found in one Hemitrygon akajei chromosome 32, sHemAka1.3, whole genome shotgun sequence genomic segment:
- the LOC140719795 gene encoding keratinocyte differentiation factor 1-like produces MQGTQRKSPSRQTGQSQPSSLDLPPLSVDSLSLEVYDTSTPEYRRPQRRGSKPLLKSHSRKADPRDSNGNNAERFEFIPRSAEVEDSSVCESCGLGTCVTWQAFKEVLCCVVTCGMCRPDQGGYNPCTRTTESSTDVKTTDTANLRYVSNPTHGVTLNPDPNPSKRTNLAGNSFNYYDIKLRGEEVIWDKNRHSLSTDSCRKDSHVSNSQKSESPGSTSPNSHKRLSDEFHSFLEEDLESNELNGSMSSAELDEYINKKLLELFSIHQIDMLAQCTSDTTFISKSSEISELIDSITKGYKINEKDAECRIVTGIVRISTRKPKKKRNLQEPSEDRQVSLTSSDAKPQTETFLPSDDLNLEISVVDPLDLKARQMQGLASPELRKDDSLQDTETDSSGAPLLKVYI; encoded by the exons ATGCAAGGTACTCAGCGGAAATCTCCGTCTCGGCAGACTGGCCAAAGCCAGCCCAGCTCCCTGGACCTGCCGCCCCTCTCTGTGGACTCCCTGAGTCTGGAGGTGTACGACACGTCGACGCCGGAGTACAGGCGACCCCAGAGGAGAGGAAGCAAGCCGCTGTTGAAAAGTCACAGCCGCAAGGCGGATCCCAGGGACTCCAATGGGAATAACGCGGAGAGGTTTGAGTTCATCCCGCGGTCGGCTGAAGTGGAGGATTCGAGTGTGTGTGAGTCGTGCGGCCTGGGAACTTGTGTCACGTGGCAGGCCTTCAAAGAAGTGCTCTGCTGCGTGGTGACTTGTGGGATGTGTAGGCCTGACCAGGGGGGGTATAATCCATGTACCAGGACCACAGAGTCATCGACGGATGTTAAAACTACAGATACTGCCAATTTGAGATACGTTTCAAACCCGACACACGGGGTCACTCTGAACCCTGACCCCAACCCCAGTAAAAGGACCAACCTGGCAGGCAACAGTTTCAACTATTACGATATCAAGCTGCGAGGGGAAGAGGTGATCTGGGACAAGAACAGGCACAGTCTGTCCACGGACTCGTGCCGTAAGGACTCGCATGTCAGCAACTCTCAGAAGTCGGAGAGCCCCGGCAGCACCTCGCCGAATTCTCACAAACGGCTCTCCGATGAGTTCCACTCCTTCCTGGAGGAGGACCTGGAGAGCAATGAACTGAACGGCTCCATGTCCAGCGCTGAGCTGGACGAGTACATTAACAAGAAGCTGCTGGAGTTGTTCAGCATCCACCAGATCGACATGCTGGCCCAGTGCACCTCCGACACCACCTTCATCAGCAAGAGCAGCGAGATCAGCGAGCTCATCGACAGCATCACCAAAGGCTACAAGATCAACGAGAAGGACGCCGAGTGCCGGATCGTGACCGGGATCGTCCGGATCAGCACCAGGAAGCCCAAGAAGAAGCGTAACCTACAAGAGCCAAGCGAGGACAGGCAGGTCAGCCTGACCTCCAGTGACGCCAAACCTCAGACAGAGACTTTCCTGCCAAGCGATG ACCTCAACCTGGAGATTTCGGTCGTAGACCCGCTCGATTTGAAAGCAAGGCAAATGCAGGGCTTGGCCAGCCCAG AATTGCGGAAAGACGATTCCCTTCAGGACACGGAGACTGATTCTTCAGGAGCTCCGCTGCTCAAAGTCTatatctag